GCGCAGGCCGTCGCCACCACCGGTTTTTTCGATCAGGATGCGCGCCAGCAGGCGGCCGATGCGGCCGAAGCCGTACAGCACAACGTCGGTGCCTTTGCGCGCCGAAGCGTTCTGCTGGCCAACCACGTCGGCCAGCTCTTCACGTACGAACTGCTCGGCAGTGCGGCCGTTGCCTTCCTGCTTGAACTTGTTGGCCAGCTTGCCCAGGTCGACCGAAGCGGCGCCCAGTTTCAGCTCGCTCATGGCCTTGAGCAGGGGGAATGTCTCGTGGACGGACAGTTCGGTCTCGTCGGTTTGACGGTGACGCGCAAAGCGGTGGGCTTTGAGGATCGAGATAACCGAACGGTTGATCAGGCTGCGGCCATAAATCGAGCTCACCACGTTGTTGTTGCGGTAGAGCTGACCGATAAGCGGGATCATCGCTTCAGCAAGAGCTTCACGATCAATCCACTCACCAAGACACTGGTCGGGCTTCTGAGTCACGGGAACCTTCCACATGTAGGGGTAGAAAAAAGGGGCTACATTATGACGCCCCGACGCGTAACCGGCAATGAGCGCCTGTCGCTGCAGCCAAAGCCTGTGCTCACGCCCTTTCCGAGCCTGACAGCAGGCAGCCGCACCGGTACAATCGATCTCTTTGCCGCAACGCTTGGAGTGCAATCTCCCGTGTCAGTTCTGCGCCTACCGCAAATGTCGGCCACGGCCGGCAAACAAACCTGGGGCAACCTGCCCGGTGCCGCCCTCAGCCTGGCCATCGCCGAGGCCGCCAGCAACGCTGGCCGCTTCACCCTGCTGCTGACCGCCGACAGCCAGGCCGCCGACCGTCTGGAACAAGAGCTGCGGTTCTTCGCGCCGGAACTGCCGGTGCTGCCGTTCCCGGATTGGGAAACCCTGCCCTACGACCTGTTCTCGCCGCATCAGGACATCATTTCCCAGCGCATCGCCAGCCTTTACCGGCTGCCCGAGCTGAGCCACGGCATTTTGGTGGTGCCGATCACCACGGCCCTGCACCGCCTGGCGCCCACGCGCTTTTTGCTGGGCAGCAGCCTGGTGCTGGACGTGGGCCAGACCATCGACGTGGAACAGATGCGCACACGCCTGGAAGCCAGCGGCTACCGGTGTGTCGACACCGTATACGAGCATGGCGAATTCGCCGTGCGCGGGGCGCTGATCGACCTGTTCCCGATGGGCAGCAAGCTGCCCTACCGCATCGACCTGTTCGATGACGAAATCGAAACCCTGCGCACCTTCGACCCGGAGACCCAGCGCTCCATCGACAAGGTCGACTCGATCCGCCTGCTGCCGGCGCGCGAGTTCCCCATGCAGAAGGAAGAGGTAACGCGCTTCAAGGCCCGTTTCCGCGAGCGCTTCGACGTGGACTTCCGCCGCAGTGCGATCTTCCAGGACCTGACCAGCGGCATCATCCCCGCCGGTATCGAGTACTACCTGCCGCTGTTCTTCGAAGACACCTCCACCCTGTTCGACTACCTGCCCAGCGACACGCAGGTGTTCTCGTTGCCGGGCGTGGAACAGGCCGCCGAGCACTTCTGGAACGACGTGCGCGGGCGCTATGAAGAGCGCCGTGGCGACCTGAGCCGCCCGCTGCTGCCACCCGCGGAATTGTTCCTGCCGGTAGAAGACTGCTTCGCCCAGCTCAAGCAATGGCCACGGGTGGTGGTGAGCGCCGACGATCTGGAGCCCGGCGTGGGCCGCGAGCGCTTCCCGGCCCGCGCCCTGCCCAACCTGGCCATCGAGGCCAAGGCCAACCAGCCACTGGCCGCACTGGCCGAGTTCCTCGACCAGTTCCAGGGCCGCGTGCTGTTCACCGCCGAATCCGCCGGCCGGCGCGAGGTGCTGCTGGAGCTGCTCGAGCGCCTGAAGCTGCGCCCGCACACGGTCGAAGGCTGGGCCGACTTCATCACCGGCAACGCGCGGCTGGCCATCACCATCGCCCCGCTCGACGACGGCCTGGTGCTCGACAACCCGGCCATTGCCCTGGTGGCCGAAAGCCCGCTGTTCGGCCAGCGCGTGATGCAGCGCCGACGCCGCGAGAAGCGCGGCGAGGCGGCCAACGACGCGGTCATCAAAAACCTCACCGAGCTGCGCGAAGGCGCGCCGGTGGTGCACATCGACCATGGCGTGGGCCGCTACCTGGGCCTGGCCACGCTGGAAATCGACGGCCAGGCCGCCGAGTTCCTGACCCTGGAATACGCCGAGGGCGCCAAGCTGTACGTGCCGGTGGCCAACCTGCACCTGATCGCCCGCTACACCGGCAGCGATGACGCCCTGGCCCCACTGCACCGCCTGGGCTCCGAAACCTGGCAGAAGGCCAAGCGCAAGGCTGCCGAACAGGTGCGCGACGTGGCCGCCGAGCTGCTCGACATCTATGCCCGCCGCGCCGCCCGCAAGGGCTATGCCTTCGCCGACCCAACTGCCGATTACGCCACCTTCAGTGCCGGCTTCCCGTTCGAGGAAACCCCCGACCAGCAAGCGGCCATCGAAGCGGTGCGCGAGGATATGCTGGCGCCCAAGCCGATGGACCGCCTG
The genomic region above belongs to Pseudomonas sp. PSKL.D1 and contains:
- the mfd gene encoding transcription-repair coupling factor, which gives rise to MSVLRLPQMSATAGKQTWGNLPGAALSLAIAEAASNAGRFTLLLTADSQAADRLEQELRFFAPELPVLPFPDWETLPYDLFSPHQDIISQRIASLYRLPELSHGILVVPITTALHRLAPTRFLLGSSLVLDVGQTIDVEQMRTRLEASGYRCVDTVYEHGEFAVRGALIDLFPMGSKLPYRIDLFDDEIETLRTFDPETQRSIDKVDSIRLLPAREFPMQKEEVTRFKARFRERFDVDFRRSAIFQDLTSGIIPAGIEYYLPLFFEDTSTLFDYLPSDTQVFSLPGVEQAAEHFWNDVRGRYEERRGDLSRPLLPPAELFLPVEDCFAQLKQWPRVVVSADDLEPGVGRERFPARALPNLAIEAKANQPLAALAEFLDQFQGRVLFTAESAGRREVLLELLERLKLRPHTVEGWADFITGNARLAITIAPLDDGLVLDNPAIALVAESPLFGQRVMQRRRREKRGEAANDAVIKNLTELREGAPVVHIDHGVGRYLGLATLEIDGQAAEFLTLEYAEGAKLYVPVANLHLIARYTGSDDALAPLHRLGSETWQKAKRKAAEQVRDVAAELLDIYARRAARKGYAFADPTADYATFSAGFPFEETPDQQAAIEAVREDMLAPKPMDRLVCGDVGFGKTEVAMRAAFIAVHSGRQVAVLVPTTLLAQQHYNSFRDRFADWPVTVEVMSRFKSAKDISTAAAELAEGKIDILIGTHKLLQDDVRFKDLGLAIIDEEHRFGVRQKEQLKALRSEVDILTLTATPIPRTLNMAVAGMRDLSIIATPPARRLSVRTFVMEQNKSTVKEALLRELLRGGQVYYLHNDVKTIEKCAADLAELVPEARIGIGHGQMRERELEQVMSDFYHKRFNVLIASTIIETGIDVPSANTIVIERADKFGLAQLHQLRGRVGRSHHQAYAYLLTPPRQQISADAEKRLEAIANTQDLGAGFVLATNDLEIRGAGELLGEGQSGQIQAVGFTLYMEMLERAVKAIRKGTQPNLEQPLGGGPEINLRLPALIPEDYLPDVHARLILYKRIASAADEEGLKDLQVEMIDRFGLLPEPTKNLMRLTQLKLHAEKLGIKKVDAGPNGGKLEFEAETPVDPLTLIKLIQGQPKRYKFEGATQFRFLVPMERPDERFNTLEALFERLTPQPA